In one window of Toxotes jaculatrix isolate fToxJac2 chromosome 10, fToxJac2.pri, whole genome shotgun sequence DNA:
- the fgf2 gene encoding fibroblast growth factor 2, whose amino-acid sequence MATGEITTLPSTPEDGGSGGFPPGSFKDPKRLYCKNGGFFLRIKSDGGVDGIREKNDPHIKLQLQATSVGEVVIKGVCANRYLAMNRDGRLFGARRATDECYFLERLESNNYNTYRSRKYPNMYVALKRTGQYKSGNKTGPGQKAILFLPMSAKC is encoded by the exons atggccACGGGAGAAATCACAACACTGCCCTCCACACCTGAAGACGGCGGCAGTGGCGGCTTTCCTCCTGGGAGCTTCAAGGATCCCAAAAGGCTGTATTGTAAAAACGGGGGCTTCTTCTTGAGGATAAAGTCTGACGGGGGAGTGGATGGAATCCGGGAGAAGAACGACCCCCACA TAAAACTTCAACTCCAGGCGACCTCAGTGGGAGAGGTGGTCATCAAAGGAGTTTGTGCTAACCGCTATCTGGCGATGAACAGAGACGGACGACTGTTTGGAGCG AGACGAGCAACAGATGAATGCTATTTCTTGGAAAGGCTTGAGAGCAACAACTACAACACCTATCGCTCCAGGAAGTACCCAAACATGTATGTGGCGCTGAAGCGGACAGGCCAGTACAAGTCTGGAAACAAAACTGGACCGGGTCAGAAGGCCATTCTTTTTCTTCCAATGTCCGCCAAGTGCTAA
- the cetn4 gene encoding caltractin yields the protein MASSYRKPAPSASQRKKTGPKIELTEEQRQEIKEAFDLFDTDGTGTIDVKELKVAMRALGFEPKKEEIKKMIADIDKEGSGTIDFSDFLSMMTLKMSEKDSKEEIMKAFRLFDDDCTGKISFKNLKRVAKELGENLTDEELQEMIDEADRDGDGEVNEQEFLRIMKKTNLY from the exons ATG GCTTCGAGTTACCGAAAACCAGCTCCCTCGGCTAGCCAGAGGAAAAAGACAGGTCCCAAAATCGAACTGACTGAGGAGCAAAGGCAAGAAATTAAGGAGGCTTTTGATCTGTTTGACACAGATGGAACTGGGACAATAGACGTGAAGGAGTTAAAG GTTGCCATGAGAGCTCTTGGGTTTGAgccaaagaaagaagaaatcaaGAAGATGATTGCAGACATTGATAAAGAGGGCTCTGGAACAATTGACTTCAGTGACTTTCTCAGTATGATGACACTGAAAATG AGTGAAAAGGACTCCAAAGAGGAAATAATGAAGGCTTTTCGGCTGTTTGATGATGACTGCACAGGAAAAATCTCATTCAAAAATCTCAAGAGAGTTGCCAAAGAGCTGGGCGAGAACCTCACAGATGAAGAGTTGCAG GAAATGATTGACGAAGCAGATCGAGACGGAGATGGTGAGGTCAATGAGCAGGAGTTCTTGAGGATAATGAAGAAGACCAATCTTTACTGA
- the bbs12 gene encoding Bardet-Biedl syndrome 12 protein has product MLGSTIINRQQHIGLQKLSALAGITHSSLGPTKKYKFIQDDTSGESALACSCCRIIENLELTCAVGQLVYETLQAHQKVYNTGSGCLLFLAGAWSRAALECLQRGISVSHIISAMSEGIDICIDVCRKCCVSTEGLGVEQSESCTETSHGLGLQLSKKPITEASQVLCYLQGTTNVGHMMTPNTGGQRKVKLSRHFCETKSKSVSTVPQLNQPVLLNVAHIAEGLSHGYVDAMNLVVEAKQMQSKNNQQDISCSTFDITKVVTCVLPGLPEDHACVLPGCMVLLSAEQASVAHRFKDQRVKVALINGDLSDTFRHLGFSRPAGVQHVSDQSALSSSKEEEWMAKVVALLLNLEVNLILVSGVASENVVQRCCRHHILVVEKVKTSILKAFADSTGGVPVTYATQLSKHCVGSGVKAVIWRDLSSSEGQFLTAVNISPGGNSGLVTVILTSCVHGKLQALEDQFWACAYRLHHALKDKALLPGAGVTEMLCIHHLQKQAGHHVAERAANPYRGIVLRLMADGLIDYISTVMVNTGRFSKVKARTVVSQQLQHCNGHLGIASKFSQLFLEGEKEDSAVFSAVKSDGAPAMKVYDNLSVKLEVWRKALDLVFLVLQTDAEVITGIDQNTDGSQENLMLL; this is encoded by the coding sequence ATGCTGGGAAGTACAATTATAAACCGTCAACAACATATTGGACTGCAGAAGCTCTCCGCCTTGGCAGGAATCACACACTCCTCTTTGGGCCCCACTAAAAAGTACAAGTTTATCCAAGATGACACAAGTGGGGAGTCAGCTCTTGCATGCTCATGTTGTCGCATCATTGAGAACCTGGAGCTGACCTGTGCGGTGGGTCAGCTGGTTTATGAGACTCTTCAAGCCCACCAGAAGGTCTATAATACAGGATCAGGATGCCTGCTTTTCCTCGCAGGAGCGTGGAGCCGTGCCGCCCTGGAGTGCCTCCAGAGAGGAATTTCAGTATCACACATCATCTCAGCTATGTCTGAAGGGATTGATATATGCATCGATGTTTGCAGGAAATGCTGTGTCTCAACCGAGGGTCTTGGTGTGGAGCAATCAGAGAGCTGCACTGAGACATCTCATGGCTTAGGACTTCAACTATCAAAGAAACCCATAACAGAGGCTTCACAGGTGTTGTGCTACCTGCAAGGCACAACTAATGTTGGTCACATGATGACTCCAAACACTGGTGGACAACGGAAAGTAAAGCTCAGCAGACATTTTTGTGAGACCAAGTCTAAAAGTGTCTCCACAGTACCACAACTTAATCAGCCTGTGCTCCTTAACGTTGCTCACATTGCTGAGGGATTGAGTCACGGTTATGTCGATGCAATGAATTTAGTAGTGGAAGCCAAGCAGATGCAAtcaaaaaataatcaacaagATATCAGCTGTTCCACATTTGACATAACTAAAGTGGTGACTTGTGTTCTGCCTGGTTTACCAGAGGACCATGCGTGCGTGTTACCAGGCTGCATGGTTCTCTTATCTGCTGAACAGGCTTCAGTTGCACATCGCTTTAAAGATCAGCGCGTGAAGGTTGCTCTTATTAATGGAGATTTGTCAGATACGTTTCGCCATCTTGGCTTTAGTAGGCCAGCAGGTGTACAGCATGTGAGTGACCAGTCAGCTTTAAGTTCAAGCAAAGAAGAGGAGTGGATGGCAAAGGTTGTGGCGCTTCTGCTGAACCTGGAAGTGAACCTGATACTAGTCAGTGGGGTTGCTAGTGAGAACGTCGTTCAACGCTGCTGTCGACATCATATACTTGTGGTGGAAAAAGTGAAGACTTCTATTTTGAAGGCATTCGCTGATTCAACAGGAGGTGTTCCAGTGACTTATGCCACACAGTTGAGTAAGCACTGTGTTGGCTCTGGGGTGAAGGCTGTGATATGGAGGgacctcagcagctctgagggaCAGTTTTTAACAGCTGTGAATATTTCCCCTGGTGGGAACAGCGGGTTGGTCACAGTGATCCTCACGAGCTGCGTACACGGAAAGCTGCAGGCTCTGGAGGATCAGTTTTGGGCCTGTGCTTATCGTTTACACCACGCGCTGAAAGACAAAGCCCTGCTTCCTGGTGCTGGAGTGACAGAAATGCTGTGTATTCATCACCTTCAAAAGCAAGCAGGCCACCATGTTGCAGAGAGAGCAGCTAACCCTTACAGGGGTATAGTGTTGCGCCTCATGGCAGATGGTTTGATTGATTACATATCTACGGTAATGGTTAACACTGGTAGGTTTTCAAAAGTGAAAGCCAGGACTGTGGTGAGCCAACAGCTGCAGCACTGCAACGGACATCTAGGCATTGCTTCAAAGTTCTCACAACTTTTCTTGGAGGGTGAAAAAGAAGACAGTGCAGTTTTCTCAGCAGTGAAATCCGATGGAGCGCCAGCAATGAAAGTCTATGATAATCTGAGTGTGAAGCTGGAAGTATGGAGGAAAGCCTTAGATCTGGTTTTCCTGGTCTTGCAGACTGATGCAGAGGTCATCACAGGCATAGACCAAAACACTGATGGTTCACAGGAAAATCTGATGCTGTTATGA
- the il21 gene encoding interleukin-21 codes for MKLVVLCLFAVCCCSLANTTNSRKKLEEVLRQLRDVKTSLQNDDKMLNTPPENIENCCSLKALECFRANLKLHFNINEKKQSKLYRSLTHTLTVNGLDFCNSGNKTLPCQHCDSHPKAPAQEFFNRLESLIQRGITRLTMN; via the exons ATGAAGCTGGTTGTTCTTTGCCTTTTTgcagtctgctgctgttctctggccaacacaacaaacagtCGCAAAAAATTAGAAGAAGTCCTGAGGCAGTTGAGAGATGTGAAAACAAGCCTGCAG AACGACGATAAGATGCTGAATACTCCACCAGAGAATATTGAG aacTGCTGCAGTCTGAAAGCCCTGGAATGCTTCCGGGCCAACCTGAAGTTGCATTTTAACAttaatgaaaagaaacaaagcaaactttACAGGAGCCTCACGCATACCCTGACT GTGAACGGTCTGGACTTTTGCAATTCAGGAAATAAAACG CTCCCATGCCAACACTGCGACTCGCATCCTAAGGCACCTGCCCAGGAATTTTTCAACAGACTGGAGTCTCTCATTCAAAGg GGCATAACCAGACTGACCATGAACTGA